In one window of Nothobranchius furzeri strain GRZ-AD chromosome 11, NfurGRZ-RIMD1, whole genome shotgun sequence DNA:
- the itgb8 gene encoding integrin beta-8 isoform X2, whose translation MTCWPPRSDPRLCVLLCCAVLAVCAAASSTGAGVCQSPGVASCTDCLCRGPQCAWCFQKDFLYGSEPSRRCDLPENLRRRGCGSEFIEQSEVKVEINATLSGTQVSPRGISITLRPGSQASFMVAVKQLQRYPLDLYYLVDVSASMQENLNHLKTVGVALSLRMTEHTSDLWLGFGSFVDKPVSPYISVHPSKINNPCSDYEIRCRPAHGFHHVLSMTGNMSEFTRVIKRQRISGNMDTPEGGLDAMLQAAVCQNAVGWRPEAKRLLLLMTDQPSHLALDSRLGGIVVPHDGQCHLENNVYTGSTRMDHPSLGQLSDKLLENNIHSVFAVEKQQYQWYEELVQLLPGSYLGKLGIFQAPNLIDLVVDAYKRLLSEVAVSVSVEDLAVSRFWVSVSPICPQGSTRKDQSCSGVQPGQTVYFNITIGQHACSADGKDNDVVVLVHPVGYNESTVVRVHSKCGCKCRPTGHCNEDVQSPCSSQELRPDHGHLKDLNIDPNRSCRADGWNVDCSSRGVCECGKCVCEQSRLGLIFGKYCEMDDFSCPYNRELLCGGHGVCVSGECVCQEGWTGESCGCPTSPTTCQSPDGFICSGQGKCVCGKCVCDDPQHSGEFCEGCRICHIKREI comes from the exons ATGACGTGCTGGCCGCCCCGCAGCGACCCTCGTCTGTGCGTCCTGCTCTGCTGCGCGGTGCTCGCAGTCTGCGCTGCAGCGTCCAGTACCG GAGCTGGTGTGTGTCAGTCGCCCGGTGTTGCCTCATGCACAGACTGCCTCTGCCGTGGACCTCAGTGCGCCTGGTGCTtccagaag GACTTCCTGTACGGTTCTGAGCCCAGCCGTCGCTGTGACCTGCCAGAAAACCTACGCAGGAGAGGCTGCGGGTCAGAGTTCATAGAGCAGTCTGAGGTCAAGGTGGAGATCAACGCTACACTCAGTGGCACGCAGGTGTCACCACGAGGCATCAGTATCACCCTGAGACCTG GGTCTCAAGCCAGTTTCATGGTAGCGGTGAAGCAGCTGCAGCGCTATCCTTTGGATCTGTACTACCTGGTGGACGTATCAGCCTCTATGCAGGAAAACCTCAATCAT CTGAAGACGGTCGGCGTGGCGCTGTCTCTTCGTATGACGGAGCATACCTCAGACCTCTGGCTGGGTTTCGGCTCGTTTGTTGACAAACCCGTCTCCCCTTACATCAGCGTCCATCCTTCTAAGATCAACAACCCCTGCAG CGATTACGAGATCCGCTGCCGTCCGGCCCACGGTTTCCATCACGTCCTCAGCATGACAGGCAACATGAGCGAGTTTACGCGTGTGATCAAACGCCAACGCATCTCTGGGAACATGGACACACCTGAGGGAGGCCTAGACGCCATGCTGCAAGCTGCCGTCTGTCAG AATGCGGTGGGATGGCGGCCAGAGGCGAAGCGTCTGTTGCTCCTGATGACCGACCAGCCATCTCACCTCGCCCTGGACAGCAGACTAGGGGGGATCGTTGTCCCACACGATGGCCAGTGTCACCTGGAGAACAACGTCTACACTGGAAGCACCAGGATG GACCATCCCAGTTTGGGCCAGCTGTCTGACAAGCTACTAGAAAACAACATTCACTCAGTCTTTGCAGTGGAGAAGCAGCAGTATCAGTGGTATGAG GAACTTGTCCAGCTGCTTCCTGGGTCCTACTTGGGAAAGTTGGGTATCTTCCAGGCTCCAAACCTTATAGATCTGGTGGTGGATGCATACAAG AGGTTGCTGTCAGAGGTTGCAGTGTCGGTGTCAGTGGAGGACTTGGCAGTCAGCAGGTTCTGGGTGTCCGTCTCTCCTATTTGCCCTCAAGGATCCACCAGAAAGGACCAAAGCTGCTCAGGAGTGCAGCCAGGCCAGACG GTCTACTTCAACATCACCATTGGCCAACACGCCTGCTCTGCTGATGGTAAAGACAACGATGTAGTGGTGCTGGTTCACCCAGTGGGTTATAATGAGTCCACCGTCGTCAGAGTCCACTCCAAATGTGGCTGCAAGTGTAGACCAACAGGACACTGTAATGAAGATGTCCAGTCACCCTGCAGCAGTCAGGAGCTCAGACCAGATCACGGACATTTAAAAGACCTAAACATTGATCCGAACAGGAGCTGCAGAGCAGATGGGTGGAATGTAGACTGTAGCAGCCGTGGAGTGTGTGAATGTGGGAAATGTGTCTGTGAGCAGAGCAGACTTGGGCTGATCTTCGGGAAATACTGTGAGATGGATGACTTCTCCTGCCCGTACAATCGGGAGCTTCTGTGTGGTG GCCACGGAGTGTGTGTGTCAGGGGAATGTGTATGCCAGGAAGGGTGGACGGGTGAAAGCTGTGGATGTCCCACCTCCCCAACAACCTGCCAGTCACCAGATGGCTTCATTTGCAGTGGGCAGGgcaagtgtgtgtgtggcaagtgtgtgtgtgatgaccCTCAACATTCTGGAGAGTTCTGTGAAGGATGTCGCATTTGCCATATCAAACGGGAGATTTG A
- the itgb8 gene encoding integrin beta-8 isoform X1, with translation MTCWPPRSDPRLCVLLCCAVLAVCAAASSTGAGVCQSPGVASCTDCLCRGPQCAWCFQKDFLYGSEPSRRCDLPENLRRRGCGSEFIEQSEVKVEINATLSGTQVSPRGISITLRPGSQASFMVAVKQLQRYPLDLYYLVDVSASMQENLNHLKTVGVALSLRMTEHTSDLWLGFGSFVDKPVSPYISVHPSKINNPCSDYEIRCRPAHGFHHVLSMTGNMSEFTRVIKRQRISGNMDTPEGGLDAMLQAAVCQNAVGWRPEAKRLLLLMTDQPSHLALDSRLGGIVVPHDGQCHLENNVYTGSTRMDHPSLGQLSDKLLENNIHSVFAVEKQQYQWYEELVQLLPGSYLGKLGIFQAPNLIDLVVDAYKRLLSEVAVSVSVEDLAVSRFWVSVSPICPQGSTRKDQSCSGVQPGQTVYFNITIGQHACSADGKDNDVVVLVHPVGYNESTVVRVHSKCGCKCRPTGHCNEDVQSPCSSQELRPDHGHLKDLNIDPNRSCRADGWNVDCSSRGVCECGKCVCEQSRLGLIFGKYCEMDDFSCPYNRELLCGGHGVCVSGECVCQEGWTGESCGCPTSPTTCQSPDGFICSGQGKCVCGKCVCDDPQHSGEFCEGCRICHIKREICKNVDCSHSLKGAEHCNITCAQLVGPIEDLSERVSSGRLLGTFLSVCVLTVLCGLVVVAVSQLLMQKRARSPGGASAEGGYHCTGKDVSYIPRTNEKTVTYRRDRPPDHLLEMHIQVPKMPLGDLWQY, from the exons ATGACGTGCTGGCCGCCCCGCAGCGACCCTCGTCTGTGCGTCCTGCTCTGCTGCGCGGTGCTCGCAGTCTGCGCTGCAGCGTCCAGTACCG GAGCTGGTGTGTGTCAGTCGCCCGGTGTTGCCTCATGCACAGACTGCCTCTGCCGTGGACCTCAGTGCGCCTGGTGCTtccagaag GACTTCCTGTACGGTTCTGAGCCCAGCCGTCGCTGTGACCTGCCAGAAAACCTACGCAGGAGAGGCTGCGGGTCAGAGTTCATAGAGCAGTCTGAGGTCAAGGTGGAGATCAACGCTACACTCAGTGGCACGCAGGTGTCACCACGAGGCATCAGTATCACCCTGAGACCTG GGTCTCAAGCCAGTTTCATGGTAGCGGTGAAGCAGCTGCAGCGCTATCCTTTGGATCTGTACTACCTGGTGGACGTATCAGCCTCTATGCAGGAAAACCTCAATCAT CTGAAGACGGTCGGCGTGGCGCTGTCTCTTCGTATGACGGAGCATACCTCAGACCTCTGGCTGGGTTTCGGCTCGTTTGTTGACAAACCCGTCTCCCCTTACATCAGCGTCCATCCTTCTAAGATCAACAACCCCTGCAG CGATTACGAGATCCGCTGCCGTCCGGCCCACGGTTTCCATCACGTCCTCAGCATGACAGGCAACATGAGCGAGTTTACGCGTGTGATCAAACGCCAACGCATCTCTGGGAACATGGACACACCTGAGGGAGGCCTAGACGCCATGCTGCAAGCTGCCGTCTGTCAG AATGCGGTGGGATGGCGGCCAGAGGCGAAGCGTCTGTTGCTCCTGATGACCGACCAGCCATCTCACCTCGCCCTGGACAGCAGACTAGGGGGGATCGTTGTCCCACACGATGGCCAGTGTCACCTGGAGAACAACGTCTACACTGGAAGCACCAGGATG GACCATCCCAGTTTGGGCCAGCTGTCTGACAAGCTACTAGAAAACAACATTCACTCAGTCTTTGCAGTGGAGAAGCAGCAGTATCAGTGGTATGAG GAACTTGTCCAGCTGCTTCCTGGGTCCTACTTGGGAAAGTTGGGTATCTTCCAGGCTCCAAACCTTATAGATCTGGTGGTGGATGCATACAAG AGGTTGCTGTCAGAGGTTGCAGTGTCGGTGTCAGTGGAGGACTTGGCAGTCAGCAGGTTCTGGGTGTCCGTCTCTCCTATTTGCCCTCAAGGATCCACCAGAAAGGACCAAAGCTGCTCAGGAGTGCAGCCAGGCCAGACG GTCTACTTCAACATCACCATTGGCCAACACGCCTGCTCTGCTGATGGTAAAGACAACGATGTAGTGGTGCTGGTTCACCCAGTGGGTTATAATGAGTCCACCGTCGTCAGAGTCCACTCCAAATGTGGCTGCAAGTGTAGACCAACAGGACACTGTAATGAAGATGTCCAGTCACCCTGCAGCAGTCAGGAGCTCAGACCAGATCACGGACATTTAAAAGACCTAAACATTGATCCGAACAGGAGCTGCAGAGCAGATGGGTGGAATGTAGACTGTAGCAGCCGTGGAGTGTGTGAATGTGGGAAATGTGTCTGTGAGCAGAGCAGACTTGGGCTGATCTTCGGGAAATACTGTGAGATGGATGACTTCTCCTGCCCGTACAATCGGGAGCTTCTGTGTGGTG GCCACGGAGTGTGTGTGTCAGGGGAATGTGTATGCCAGGAAGGGTGGACGGGTGAAAGCTGTGGATGTCCCACCTCCCCAACAACCTGCCAGTCACCAGATGGCTTCATTTGCAGTGGGCAGGgcaagtgtgtgtgtggcaagtgtgtgtgtgatgaccCTCAACATTCTGGAGAGTTCTGTGAAGGATGTCGCATTTGCCATATCAAACGGGAGATTTG TAAGAACGTGGACTGCTCCCACTCACTAAAAGGAGCGGAGCACTGCAACATCACCTGTGCTCAATTGGTTGGCCCCATAGAGGATCTATCAG AGCGTGTCAGCAGCGGCCGACTGCTTGGAACTTTCCTGAGTGTATGTGTCCTGACGGTGCTGTGT